The nucleotide window ATTTCTTAATTATGGGCTCTTATTAAGTTAATTTATGGGCTCTTATAAATTGGGTTAATGGGCTgattgttacaattctctcctcctaaaagaaatttcgtcctcaaaatttacataCCTTGTGAAGTAAACAAGTGTGGGTACTGAGCCTGCATATCCTCTTCTCTCTCCCAAGTACCTTCTTTTCTAGAGTGGTTGTTCTAACGAACCTTAACTAATGGGATGAATTTGTTCCTCAAGACTTTCTCTTCTCTATTAATAATTTCCACTGGTTTTTCTTCATAAGTCAAGTCTTCTCTCAACTCAATTGGTTGCTTTTGGAGAACATGAGAGGGATCACTtttgtatcttcttaacatagatacatgaaagatatcatgaatttgtgataACTTTGGAGGTAAAGCGAAACAATAAGCAACTGGTCTGATCCTCTCTATAATCTCATAAGGTCCTATAAATCGAGGACTCAACTTTCCACGCTTACCAAATCGTATAACTCCCTTGCAAGGAGAAATCTTTAAGAATACCTTATCACCAACgtaatactcaatatctcttctcttcaaatctacATAACTCTTTTGTCTATCTTGTGCAGCCTTTAATCTACTTCTAATCATATGGATCTTATCAGCAGTGTGTCGTACCATTTCTGGGCCTTTTAACTTCTCTTCTCCAACCTCACTCTAACATACtggtgttctacattttctaccatatagCGCCTCATAAGGGGCCATGCCAATACTAgtatgataactgttattataagcaaactccatgaAAGATACATACTTCTCCCAATTTCCCTTAAACTCCATTACACATGCCCCAAACATGTCTTCTATAGTATGAATGGTTCCTTCAGATTGGCTAGCTGTTTGTGGATGGAAGGAAGTACTAAGCTTCACTTTAGTTCCTAAAGCATTCTGCAAACTAAGCCAAAATCGagatgtaaaccttggatctTTATCTGAAATAATGGAAACTGGAGCACCATGGAGCCTCACAGTCTCATTAACATAAATCTTTGCTAATTTATCCAAAGAAAAATCCATCATGACAGGCAAAAAGTGCACTGATTTGGTTAATCTATCAATTattacccacactgcatcatgtccACGTGGAGTATGAGGTAATCCAgaaataaaatccatagtgatatgctcccatttccattctggaatAGGAAGTGGCTGCAACTTTTTCACTGGATACTGATGCTCTGCCTTAACTTGTTAACATACCAAGCACCTTGAAACAAAATTTTCTATTTCCTTTTTCATGCTTGGCCACCAATAATTTTCTCTAAGATCTCGATACATCTTAATGCTACCCAGATGCATAGAATAGGCAGAACAGTGAGCCTCGTCCATGATCTCTCTTTTTAGGTTTCCATATTAGGTACACATAACCTGCCACCAAACATTAAAGTCCCATCTTCACTAAGTGAAAAATCTATACGAGTGTCAGTTCTCACCTCATTGATGATCTTGTTCAATTGCTCATCTTGGCTTTGAGCTTCTCTAACCCTTTCCACCAATATTGGCCTAACTTTAAGAGTTGCTAACAATGCTCCTGAATTATCCACTGCTAACTTTGCTCTTAGGGATCGAAACTCCAACAATAATGGAAGTCTAACTGCTTTAACATATGCCAAATTACCAAGGGACTTTCGACTAAGGGCATCAGCTACCACATTAGCTTTGCCTGGATAATATtcaatggtgcaatcatagtcctttagtaaTTCGATCCATCTTATTTTCCTCAAATTTAATTCTTTCTGTGTAAGGAGATACTTCAGGCTTTTATGATCTGTATAAATCAGACAAGTTTCACCGTAAAGGTAATGCCTCCATGTCTTTATGGCAAAAACCACTGCAGCTAATTCTAGGTCATGAGTAGGATAATTCAATTGATGTCGTCTAagttgcctagaagcataagttATCACCTGTCTATGTTGCATCAGAACACAACCTAACCCCTTGCAGGAAGCATCACTATACACAACAAATCCACCTACTCCCAAAGGTAGAGTAAGAACTAGAGCTGAAGTTAAACATGTCTTAAGCTTCTCAAAACTCTCTTGGCATTCTTCTGTCcattcaaactttgcattctttctAAGCAGTTTTGTTAATGGTGTTGTAATAATGGAGAAATCTtggacaaaacgcctatagtaccCTGCTAGTCCCAAGAAACTCCTAACCTCTGTAGCATTAGTCGGAGGATCCCATTTGACTACTGCTTTAATCTTCTTAGGATTAATAAATACTCCCTCTACTGAAATAACATGTCCTAAGAAGATGACTCTATCAAGCCAGAACTCACATTTACTCAACTTGGCATACAATTGCTTGCTTCTTAAAGTTTGCACTACAATCTTCAAATGCTCCTCATGTTCTTCCTTACTgcgagaatacaccaaaatatcatcaataaatacaatAACAAAGTTGTCCAAATAGGGTTTGAACACCTTGTAAGGTCCATAAAAGCACCTGGTGTGTTGGTTAACCCGAAAGGCATaacaagaaactcataatgcccataacaAGTTCTGAAAGTTGTTTTAGGTACATCAGACTCCTTAAtcttcaattgatgatacccaaacCGCAAATTAATCTTGGAAAACACCTTAGCACCTTGGAGTTGATCAAAGAGATCATCGATGCGGGGCAAAGGATACTTATTCCGCATTGTGACTAGATTTAGATGCCTACAATTGATACATAACCTTAGATTGCCTTCCTTTTTCTTCATAAATAAAACAGGATctccccaaggtgatacactaggCCTTATAAAGCCCTTattaagcaattcttgcaatcttACTTTTAACTCCCTCAGTTTTGCTGGAGCCATCCTATATGGTGCCATTGAGATAGGAGCTGTACAAGGATTCAAATTAATGGAGAACTCAATCTCCCTATCAGGAGGTAGTCCAGGAAGTTCATCAAGGAAACATCAGGAAACTCACACATGATTGGAATGTCCTCTAACTTGGGCACTTTTAGAGTAGTATCAATCACATGAGCTAGGTATGCTTGACAACCCTTCCTAAGCATCTTCCTGGCAGTCATAGCAGAAATCACAGAGGAATGAAGAGAACACCTTTCTTCATGAAAGATAAACTTGGGCCCCTTAGGGCAATCAAACAtcactattttctcaaaacaaTCTATTGTGGCATGGTGGCGGGATAACTAATCCATGTCCAGGATAACATCAATATCCTGAAGATGTAAAGGAATCAAGTCTGCTAGTAACTCATGATCACCCAATTTAACAACACAATCCTTGTACACATGCTCACATACAATAGAATTCACAACTGGTGTCCCCACAACTAATCCACAGTCTAGAGGTTTCAATTCTCTATCAGCATGCAAAGAAAATAATGGAGACACAAGGGAATGAGTGGACCCGGGGTATATAAGAATGCATGCATCTCTACCAGATATGGTCAACATACCCATCACAACTTCTGGAGATGCTCTTACCTCTTGCATATTCATAGCAAAGACTCTAGCTTGAGTGAGAGGCCTACCAAGTTGTGTTGTGGGTTTAGACTGAGCCGATGAAGTTGCCCCAGTCGTATTACTTTCACTAGGTCTCGTTGTAGGTTTACCTCATGCTGGTGCTATACCAATCTATGGATTTTGAGGTATCACTGATCCATAACCAGAACCACTATCTTTAGTCACAAGTAAAGGGTAATCCCTCTAAAGTGTCTTGGAGCACCACACTCAAAGCAACCTCGATCAAACCTCCTACACTCCCCATCATGGTACTTACCACAGGTGGCACACTAAGGAAAAGTTCTCTTCTTTTGTTCAAACCCAGAATTATCTCCTTGTCCCTGTCTCTGTCTTTGTGCCCCAAAGGAACTACCCACTGACTGTACCACTGAACCTTGACTAGCTTGAAATTGAGCAGCCTGCTGTCCTGTACTCATATAAGAACCCTGGCCATTGCCACCATAATCAGTTTTAGACTGAGATGAACTACCCCGTCTTTTAGCTAGTCTCTCCTCGAACCCTTGTGAAGAACTTTGCCCATGCTTCCTACTCATTTTCTGCTCATATTCTTTCTCTTCTTGTCACACTTTTTCAAAGTTCAAAGCTGCTTCCACTAATTTATGAAAATTGCTACCTCTGAACCAAATCATGGAAGATCAAATGCCAACATGCAAACCTTGCCTGAACCTATCACATTTAGCTTCTTCAGAAGGTAAGATGTCTGAAACAAAACCATAAAGATCTTCAATCCGATCAACATACTCCTTTACTGAGAGACTACCCTGAAATAACCTGAAGAAGGCATCTTGCTTTCCTTTTCTATAACTTTCTATCAGATACTCTTGGTGAAACTCAATCATATATCTATCCCAAGTCAAATAAGCTCCAATTCTGCGACGTATACCATCAAACCAACTATCTGTCTTACCCTGTAACAACCCATGTATATTATCCACCCTATCTACATTTGtcaatttcatcaaatcaaaTAATTTTATAACTTTTTTTCAACCATTTATATGCAACATCAGCATCAGAAGAACCCTTAATGTCATAAGCCCCCTAACGTCTAGCTTGATCCATTACCTCCCATGGATCTTTCGACTTAGCTGTGACAACTGCTGTAACTACTTGTGCCACAAATGCACCAAGATCTGTATTAACTAAAAAGGAATAGTTGGTGCTTCAGTTGGAATAGGAGGTGCATTTGTAGGTGTAATAGGTGGTGCACTTGTAGGTGgaacaggtggtggtggtgcagCTGGATCTGCCCCTGATATTACATCGTGAGAAACAATAACATCATGTTCATCTTCACCCTCAGGTAACTCCTATTCTACCACCTCTTCTGGAGGTGGAGGTGCCGCTATAGGATCCCTATGAGGTATGCCAACATCAGCTAATCGAACTCTATGAAAATTATGGCCATGATTGACACCACGGCCTCTACCCCCTACTACTTTGGGTGGCATTATCCTACAAATGAGATAAGGAATGGAACATCAAGAGATAATCAACAACACTGACACTAAAAAGCTCTACAGAATCTATAAACTACGCTATGATACCACAAAATGTCACACCCATCCCTAACCTATAGAGACTAGTGTAACCTGGAAAACTGATGGAGTTTTCCCTAAATTTAGGGCTAAAAGAAACCACGGAACCTGTTGAAATACATCTGATATATATAATATGGCTCTGTGCCCATCAAACAACAATAGATACTGAAATGTACATGAATCCTCTCCGTGAGGATCAAAATAAAATATCTATAAATTAAATCTCTTAACTATctttacttatgtacaataaattaaaacaaaagaaatatCAAAAAACAACATATTGGCCTGACCTCCACTAGACTCTGGAGTTGGTGAAATGGATGAAAGGACAACACTGAAAGAGAGGCTACTAGTAGTGGAGTCAGCAAAAGAAATctgaaatattgaaaaaaaatgaGAGGGTGAGTACAACAACTCAGTGAgcgaataaataaataacaaagggAAACAAATAAGGTTTTGGTACTTAATAGTACCAATTCTGCTATATTATAATAGGTCAGctgaataaatatcatttaatccAAATCATGTAGCTGAGTTGAAATAAAATTCACGTTGTAATAATATTTCtggaataaatatattaaatcataAAATCTGCAATATTCTCATACACTCACAATATGTTTTCTATAGATAATGCTGGCATCTCAGGCGCAATAATAAACTCTGGCAGCCTGAGAGCAATGCTTGCATCTTGGGCTCTATAATGACACAATAATAACCCAAGAACAATAAAAATACTGGTCATACACATGTGCAGAACTATCCCCAGAGGGCTACCACCTGATATACACCCCAAAGGCTATGTGTATATCAAGTACTATCCCAAAGGCAGTATAAATATAATTTGAGTTGAAAGTAATTCACCTATCATCAAGGTGCTATCGATTCAGTGCATATATTGAGTGTATTTGGCAATTTATTCAGCTATAATTATAAATTTCGTTCTagtaaataataaaacataaaattacAATTCTCTGTTTCCATTTTCatacttaaaaataataatataaaaaataacaatGTTATATATTTATCTACTCACCTGTACTGAAGACAGATCGAGGCCTAGATCGTTGGAGCACCCCTAGTATCTACTACAGGAGCTGAATCCTCGCCTAAAGTTAAAAGATAACAATGCATCAAGAAAGGAAGTTAAATCCTATATAAAATTGTAGAATATAGAATGCATGATTTATGTacgaaaattttaaaagaaagcaGGCAGCATCTCGACATAACCTGAATGTTCCCCAAAATTTTAACAGTCCAACTAATTCTCAACAGGCCACAACATATCACAAATGAATTTCGAATGCCCATTTGTAGCCTACACAAAAGAATATAACAAATTTCACATTGTCttcatttctttcttcttctccatTCAACATGTTTTCCTTTTCCTCTAGCATTTCATACTAAAATTCCTTCCCCTTATTACATCAAAATTCTTCttagtttaaataaaattaatatacacAAATAGTCCAAAAAATTAACCACATCCTATttaatttcttcattctcaacctAGCATTTAAGATATAAAACTTTGAATCCAAATTCTCCCTTGTACATACACCAACTTCCAATTTCACCCTTTTTAAAGAGAGCACACTACTAGGTaggaaatatttatttttatttattattattattattattatcataaataaaataaatattcattAATAGCGCTAAAATCTACCTCATGGTATCTCTTAAAGAAAACTTACCTAGTAGATAGAATCACCTATTTACTAGTCCAAGAAATCTATTATTCCAGAATGAAACTTTATTCACTAAGTTAATATAAAACTTATCTTCCTCCTATTATATGCCATAAGAATTATCATGagataatgaaataattgttGAACTTAATaactaaaaagaaaagaaag belongs to Hevea brasiliensis isolate MT/VB/25A 57/8 chromosome 4, ASM3005281v1, whole genome shotgun sequence and includes:
- the LOC131179100 gene encoding uncharacterized protein LOC131179100, whose product is MVRHTADKIHMIRSRLKAAQDRQKSYVDLKRRDIEYYVGDKVFLKISPCKGVIRFGKRGKLSPRFIGPYEIIERIRPVAYCFALPPKLSQIHDIFHVSMLRRYKSDPSHVLQKQPIELREDLTYEEKPVEIINREEKVLRNKFIPLVKVR